The Plasmodium falciparum 3D7 genome assembly, chromosome: 12 genome contains the following window.
ttgaaatattttttgtaatgacctaaaatcatattatatatatatatatatatatatgcaatatattacatgttataattttttaatatagaaattaataaagtttttttcttgtgaaaaattaagaaaataaaggGTTAATTTAGGGCTTCacttttttccatattttaatataattaattataataaatatatatttataaaattttctcttaataatttaaattgttatatggtaaatttcataaatttttactttttatatataaaaaaaatatgaaataaaaaattaagtaTTATAAAATCCATACATATttgtgtatgtatgtatgtatttatttattatgtattcaAATTATgcaatattatgaaaaaataatagcaaaaaaaaacaaaagaaaaaggttcataaaattaatcaattattgatatatatatatatatatatatatatatatatatatattatatagatatattataatattattaatataagtataaatatatacaaattgtGTAAGTTGtgagaaaatatatatattatatatatatatatatatttttttttttttttttttatttatatgtaccaTTATAATttccttattattttctaattcAAATGGTTAGTATTGcttacaatatattttttaaacaaataatatacataatatatatatatttatatatatatatatatgttatttgtttatccaatttatgtatgtgtttataaataaactataaaataaatcCTTTTttgaacataaaaataaaaaaaattataaatataataaaattgtatACAAATACAttaaaacacaaaaaaaaaaaaaaaaaaaaaaaaaaaaaaagagttaataaattatattataaaaatatttaataccGTTGTAGTCcatatttatgtaaaattATGCTTTTccttctttaaaaaaaaaaaaaaaaaaaaaatgagaagaaatattattcaaaaaattctgttcaataataaaaatataacactATGTAATACGTATAAAAGGGGATTTATTCAAGTTCTCTTAAAACATGGTATGAATAGTAAAGGCATACAAAATGGATTCtacaataataaatatatattgagcGCTCAAAAAAATAGTGCCTTTTTTTCAACTGAAAAAAGTCAAGATCTTAGTTCTTTAAGTAAAGAACaaatagaagaaaaaatctTAACGGttctaaaaaaatatttacccCCTGATgttgaaataaaatatgatgaagaattagaaaaatataacaccAAGGATAATCGAGCCTGGGATTTCCTTGATACCGTTGAATTTTTAATagatgtaaaaatataatatatatatatatataatatatatttatttgcacatatataagtataatttatttaatatatttatattatttatattatttatattattaattttatttttattttttttttttagattgAATCCgaatttaatataacaatACCAGACGAAACAGCTGACAATATTAAAACAGTACAAGAAGTTATagattatataattcaattaaatataaaaaaaacataaatattgtagaattatattaaaataaaatcgatatatatatatatatatatatatatgtaccattttttaaaatatatttcttataattaatatttcaatataagagaatattatatatataaatatatatatatatatattcatttgcatttttttcttttcaataatacatatttgtgttgatatgttataaaaatatataaaaaaatcagACACACACACGTAAACACATACACATAGGATATaagttttttaatttttttattataataaataaactaTTATACAAACTCCTTTTTTGTccttataaaatttttattatattcattttaacattatttattatattatcctttttctttttttttttttttttttttttttttggggaaTGGATTATATGAATGTTTTTTAAAagttaaaaatatagaagcTTCACAATTTTTGTGATTTTTGAGAATATTTTTGATAGgttaaaataagaaaaatatattttatcataattaaaagtatacattttaatatattacacaaatgtgtatatatattatcttgtttttcatatatatatatatatatatatatattatatggtattgttaaaatttttacacatatacaatcttatataatgttaaatataaaaatatattattaatctgctttaatttaatatatatttgtattgtgtgtatatataagtTATGTCATTACTACTTTTGAAGAgctcatttatattataaatataaaatagaaCAAATATTGTAaggattttattttatttaatttttttttttttatgatatccCATTAAAAAGTAGTCGTAACAACTAACCACAAAGTTATACAAtacaaaatttattttattatatctcaTTCTTTTTAAAGTAATCATCATAAAGTACTAAATTATATTGTCAAAAAGGCATGTGTTACATTTGTATAAGAGAATAATTTTGTTatgacataatatatatatatatatatatatatatatttatatgtatgtatgttttacttttttattacattacattttatttgtttaagtATTATCCATGTCATTGAATAATTTCCTTCTTTTCCTAATTAAGCATAAGAAccatatgaaatatatatatattatttatatatatatatatatcataaatttGTTtgaaacataaaataaattatttttatttttaatgttCAGACATATActttaaatattttctcttcataaaaaaaaaaaaaaataaataaataaaataaaagcacacaaaatgtaaataattatataagtttaaaaaaattaattcgTATTACACCCTTAAATATTTCATTCTAGAAAAATTTagtgtaaaataaaataaattaatatatatatatatatatatatatatatatatatatattgtttttttttcttattgtcaaaatgtaattatataatatattataaaacttttattttttattttttttttgtaataaagaACATTATGTTaacacataataaaataaattaatatatatgttcatattatattttatttgttcgaATAACCATTTGACGAGAGAAAATATTAAGGAAAcacaaataaatgtatacacTCCTTGTATCAATTAGAATAAGACATAACCAAAaagatacaaaaaaaaaaaaaatcaaataaataaaataataaataaataaatatatatatacatatacatacatatatatatatatatatatatatatttgtgatCCTCTTTAAATACTTTTAAGAGATCTATTAATTCAGCTTAAAATAACAGGAATGAGTATATGCATATCAACTCAAATTGAACCGAATGATGAAACGTATACTAATAATTCCATAGTAGATATGTACGAGAAAAGGAAAGAAGAACGAAATACCGATATGATAAAAGATACTACAAGTAGTTCATATGACaaagaatatatagaaaagataaaaagattaaagaaacaaaaatattttggtAATAAAACAATAGGGAAATTTTCtagttatatttatttaattaatcaAATATTTGGATCTGGTATAGTATCCATTCCttatgtatttaaaaattcaGGATGGTTACCAAGTTTGGTAGCAAATATacttatatgtattttaacaatatttaattctttattatttttaagaaCTATGACTATGATAcctaataatatacattttaataaaaggtatgaatatatatctactgtttgttattttttaggaaagaagaatatatatttttggcTAGTTCAGATATGTTTTTATGCAAGCATATTATGTAgtaatataatatctatAGTTATTGTATCTCTTGCAGTAgatcatttaataataaatatgtttggTTATACAATCGGTTTTGTTATATATCCAAATATCGAAATGAGATATTTtactaatataaatgaattatattatacaaaaaattatatattatgtataactataggatatattattaatgcaatagtatctatatatttttctcaaTCAAATTTAGAAGATAATATGAAAGTacaatttttatcttttttttttttaatgactACTATACTtcaaatgatatatttaagtattcttaaaatatatcaatataataCAACTAATATAAATCTTCATTtattaacaaataataattctatTAACAAATATACAGATATTAAATATCCAACAGTTTTtggaaattataattttaaacaacttatatcatcatatatatcatcttATTCAACTATTACCGTTATCCCATGTTGGgcaaatgaaatgaaatctgatgtaaaaataataaaaaccgTATggttatgtaatattttttgttgtattatttattatatatttggttATGTATTATGTACGGCTTatccaaatataaataatgataacatatTAAATGACATATTACAAACACcgtttttaaatatatatatgaaaatatctatatatatatttgatatattaacTATAGCTCCtggaatatatgtatattgtaTAGCTACCagatataatttaataaatagtaatatttGTTCAGAAAAAACTGCATTCCTTTTTGGTACCATATtcccattttttatatcctgTTTTTTCAATTcaagatatatatttgagaatatttttacatgGTCAAGTTTGATTTTTTCTTATGCTTGTAATTTTATTACACcatctattatatatttgatagcTTGCaaaaatattcctttttCCGAAAAAAACCctctaaaatatattcacGTATTGTATGACCCCAAGGAATATATGAATAGGAAAAATTTATGTCAAGAGgtacaaaagaaaaacaaaagaatGTGTATTCAGAAAGATACTGAAATAAAGGAAAATGCATTAATATCTACAATGTATgaaggaaaatataatgaCAAATTGGAACATaacaatagtaataataataataataataattttttatcaatTCAAGCAgcagaaataaataaaattaataattctaGAGAACAGAAAATCAATTATGTAGATTCGCAGAGTAATCATTTCACGGTTCCCATAAAAACAAACTCTCAATCTAAAGAAGGAAATAATAtggaaaacaaaaaaagggACATTTCGATAGATAATAAAACActtcaacaaaaaaaaaaaaaaaaaagcgtTAACTTAAATACAGACAATGTTATTATAAGAATGAATGAGGAAGATATGGAAGAAAATCAACATGTTCAATATGAAAAAGATCACGATGAGaaatatgataatgaaaaaaataaggaaaacacatataataatcaaaCGAATTACAaccattataaaaaagataacataaatattattgatGACAACAATGtaggaaaaataaaacataatgtaaaaaatataaaaaaaacaaaacaaaaaaaagatatgttTGAATAcagaaaatataattctctttttaatacaaaaaaaaaaaatgtatcttacaattcacaaaaaaaaaatgagtcaaattcttataatattagaAGATCAAGGAAACATAAAACAGTCATGggatttgaaaaaaaaaagagaagaaaTAAACATGAAATGAACATAATACATGATGGATATAACAAATATCAAGATTCAGATAGTCAtagtgataatattaatgatgatgatgatgatgaagatattTTACACGATAAAATTATTGCAGATTTGTCaagagatatatataatgacataaaaataattcaaaaaaattatgaacgagatgaatatttaattaaatgttCTGACATCTTCGATTCATTTCTAAATCTCAAATTGATTATGGAAAcagaaaagaataataatacaaacatgagaaataattatgatatggaaagtatttataatatgggaaataattatgatatggaaagtatttataatatgggaaataattatgatatgaaaaataattatagtaTTAATAGTCATCATAACATACATTACATgagtaatataaaaaagcaaCATAATAGTGTCGAATATTCTAATATATCTAATACTTTACATATTAATCCCAAACATGAAATGAAACCAAGTCCGTTTTTTTCATATCCATGTTATAAATCCATAGATCattcaaataatttatatatatataattcatatgatataaagtttaacaatatgaataagcaagaaaaaaataaaaatcttGGTTCTGATAATggaaatcataaaaatatattattatattcaaatgTAAAGGATGACGAAAAggagtatatattattcgaTAAAAGAAGAGTATTGGAAAATATCATACAACATGAAAAAGAAGatcataatgataatgaaaataataaaatatatattgaacaaacaaataataaaataggaacatcaattaataattatagtgataaaaaatatatagaaaaaaaaaaaaatgaacttaatgaattaataaataatcagaataaatacaaacatcaatttaataatatagaaaaagagTTTGATATTCTCATTAGTGGA
Protein-coding sequences here:
- a CDS encoding acyl carrier protein, mitochondrial, putative; this translates as MRRNIIQKILFNNKNITLCNTYKRGFIQVLLKHGMNSKGIQNGFYNNKYILSAQKNSAFFSTEKSQDLSSLSKEQIEEKILTVLKKYLPPDVEIKYDEELEKYNTKDNRAWDFLDTVEFLIDIESEFNITIPDETADNIKTVQEVIDYIIQLNIKKT
- a CDS encoding amino acid transporter, putative → MSICISTQIEPNDETYTNNSIVDMYEKRKEERNTDMIKDTTSSSYDKEYIEKIKRLKKQKYFGNKTIGKFSSYIYLINQIFGSGIVSIPYVFKNSGWLPSLVANILICILTIFNSLLFLRTMTMIPNNIHFNKRYEYISTVCYFLGKKNIYFWLVQICFYASILCSNIISIVIVSLAVDHLIINMFGYTIGFVIYPNIEMRYFTNINELYYTKNYILCITIGYIINAIVSIYFSQSNLEDNMKVQFLSFFFLMTTILQMIYLSILKIYQYNTTNINLHLLTNNNSINKYTDIKYPTVFGNYNFKQLISSYISSYSTITVIPCWANEMKSDVKIIKTVWLCNIFCCIIYYIFGYVLCTAYPNINNDNILNDILQTPFLNIYMKISIYIFDILTIAPGIYVYCIATRYNLINSNICSEKTAFLFGTIFPFFISCFFNSRYIFENIFTWSSLIFSYACNFITPSIIYLIACKNIPFSEKNPLKYIHVLYDPKEYMNRKNLCQEVQKKNKRMCIQKDTEIKENALISTMYEGKYNDKLEHNNSNNNNNNNFLSIQAAEINKINNSREQKINYVDSQSNHFTVPIKTNSQSKEGNNMENKKRDISIDNKTLQQKKKKKSVNLNTDNVIIRMNEEDMEENQHVQYEKDHDEKYDNEKNKENTYNNQTNYNHYKKDNINIIDDNNVGKIKHNVKNIKKTKQKKDMFEYRKYNSLFNTKKKNVSYNSQKKNESNSYNIRRSRKHKTVMGFEKKKRRNKHEMNIIHDGYNKYQDSDSHSDNINDDDDDEDILHDKIIADLSRDIYNDIKIIQKNYERDEYLIKCSDIFDSFLNLKLIMETEKNNNTNMRNNYDMESIYNMGNNYDMESIYNMGNNYDMKNNYSINSHHNIHYMSNIKKQHNSVEYSNISNTLHINPKHEMKPSPFFSYPCYKSIDHSNNLYIYNSYDIKFNNMNKQEKNKNLGSDNGNHKNILLYSNVKDDEKEYILFDKRRVLENIIQHEKEDHNDNENNKIYIEQTNNKIGTSINNYSDKKYIEKKKNELNELINNQNKYKHQFNNIEKEFDILISGINNKQNLTWAFDGNKKENYIGNKKNLYFVNNKNINVSNVICTFNLNNTYRKSTSFGYFYNSNCKPYVKEGNVINKLYNMLNRMNTYGSSPLNCISDDVIIPTQTCRKQNTDIYYYINDNERNKKGKHMYNNILSDDTEEEPFKVYLSNDIDINEDNDKIYTICDDKKGYPDFKMDDKNNNNKTYDSNKYDSNKYDSNIYDSNIYDSNIYDNNNNNNNNNNKDDNIFHKKDYHARFTNHIKNNQKEDENNKEEIIKVKSNHHNNNLEQKSTIQSQDKLLYSLNSYNKRSKVYKDINTLSVPDNVYNVIPQLNKRKGTNNYDEDINNIYNYYKYNFLLCFNENIKNNKEYLKNYNHIRNTNIYYNNIIHNNNQSTINKKNIHKNDKIKTDIINITSENDIMKKNKKFKSLYINTFSNDDKKEPLINHNKNDIEELPTIKLICSEKPIYGYEDAYQIDDYVNGQINENIIHVYPFIYLRIKHVKITQMLLGITIMLLFIAILYDFIY